The DNA window TTTTCTAAAAAACTCAAAAAAATAAAAAACAACGACACTCAAAAGTGCAAATACGACTCCCACAATCGGCACTATATAAAAATAGATATTCGAAAATTCAAGATGAGGTACGAAAAAAGCCGTATAATCTCCCAAAAATTCTCTTGCTATAAGCGTAGCGGTTGCGGTGGAAACGATAAGAGGAATGATAATATACGTATTTATTCTTCCTACAATAATTTCAATAGCAAGTATCACACCCGCAAGCGGAGCGTTAAAAGTCGCAGCAATTGCAGATGAAACGGCAGCCGCAAGGTAAATCGGGATATTAACTTTTGCAACTTTTATTATTTTGATAAAAATCTCACCCAAAAGCCCTCCGAGTTTTGCAATAGGAGCCTCCCTACCCACAGGTAATCCGAATCCGATATTAAGAGAAGTCAAAAACAGAACCAAAAGTCCTTTGATAATAGAAAAATTACCGGCCATTAAAGATATTTTTTTTGCGATATGATCAAGAGTGATATTGGAGGTGTTAATTAAAAGCTTGTTTATTAAAAAATAGGAAAAAAGAAAAATAAAAGGCATCGTAAAAAGATAAAAAACATCATTATGTAAAAAGTTAATATTTACAAACAAAAACTTAAAAAAAGCTATAAGTTTCCTAAATAAAATCGCCGAAAAACCACCGATAATTCCTAAAACTACCGGGATGAAGACGAAATGTAAAAATTCATCCCTTCTCATTATGTCTCTTCACCGAAAAGCTTCTTAGCGAACCTTTGAATATATTTTTTTGACCGAGATACGTAGAATATCCGAAACTCGTCAAATAACTCGTAATAACAGCCGCTGTCATAGGAATAACCACGTCGTCATGACTCATCTCAGTAATCATCACGATAGCCGCAAGAGGTGTTTTTGCCGCAGCAGCAAGCGCCGCACCCATTCCGGCAAGCGTAAAAGTAATGAATTGGTCGTTAAAAAAGTGTCCGAAAATATTACCGACCGCACTTCCCATAATAAGCACCGGCAAAACAAGTCCCCCCGGAATACCGAAAGCCAAAGTAAAACTCGTAATAAAAAACGTCGAAACTATAATCACCACATCATCACTTATAGAAAATGAAAAATTCGCCATTTTAGAAAGTATTTGCATATTCGCAGGAGCGCTTAATACGTCCATATCTTTCGTATAATAATACAAAAATATAATAAAAGGTACCGCTATCAAAGTCCCGATAACGGGTCTCATTTGAGTCTTAAAAGCACGGGAGACTTTTTGAGCGAAATGAAAAAATATCGTATAAAAATAGATAAGAGCGGAAATTGCCAGTCCCATCATAATAATATAAGGAATCGTATCCAAATTCCAAATAGGCTTACCGCTAAGGTCGATAAACGGATGATTTCCTCTAAAAAAAGAAAAAGTAAGATAACTCACAATTGAAGCCACAATCATCGGAATAAAAGGACGATAGTCAAAATCGTACATATTTTCAAGCTCCATAGCAAAAATACTACTTCCAAGCGGAGCTTTCAAAAGTGCCCCGGTAAATGCACCCCCGCCTATAAGTCCGAGCATATTTTTGTATTTTTTGCTAAATCCGTAAACTTTTCCCATCCATTCTCCAAGTGCTACTCCCAAGAAAAAAGAAGGCCCCTCACGACCGGCGATAAAACCGCCCGATAACGTAAAAATAGCGACGATTATTTTATGAAAAATAATTTTAAAAGAGATATACTTTCTTGTCTTTAAATGCAAAATCGAATATCCAATCCCCGGACCCTCGACTTCGGGATATTTTTTGATAACAATACCTACAATTATCGATACTATTACCGGATAAATAAAAAAATAAATTACGTCTTTTGAGAGAAAATTATTGATTTTTATTACCATCAAATCCATAAATGAAGCTATAATACCGGTAGTAATACCGATTGCAATAGCAAAAGGTAGCCACTTCCCTAAGAAAAACACGATAGATAAAACGTCGATTCTCATATTTGATGAGGTAACGATTTCTTTAAAAGAGTTTTTAATATACGATAAAATATTAATGTCGTCTTTTTCGAAAAGAAGTTTTTTTAATTTTTCAATCATAAGTTTTCCTTTTGGAAGTGATAATTTTTTATTATAAATCACAAAACTTAAACTTTTTTTAAGGACGGATATGATAGTCGATTTTTCAAAACTTTCATATATAAAAATAGGACCTAAAATTGAGGTAAAAGCTCTACACGAAGATAATTATGAAAACGAATTCGTAATAGGAAGAGCCACAAACACGCTAATTTCAAACAACCCGCCTAAACTTGCTATTTTGGACGACAGATACAAATTCATAGATATAAAAAACGGATATTTAAAAGTGGGAGCAAAAACACAAAACAGAACGCTTTATAGTTTTTGCAAGAGAAACGACATTAAAGGTTTCGA is part of the Caminibacter pacificus genome and encodes:
- a CDS encoding chloride channel protein, with product MIEKLKKLLFEKDDINILSYIKNSFKEIVTSSNMRIDVLSIVFFLGKWLPFAIAIGITTGIIASFMDLMVIKINNFLSKDVIYFFIYPVIVSIIVGIVIKKYPEVEGPGIGYSILHLKTRKYISFKIIFHKIIVAIFTLSGGFIAGREGPSFFLGVALGEWMGKVYGFSKKYKNMLGLIGGGAFTGALLKAPLGSSIFAMELENMYDFDYRPFIPMIVASIVSYLTFSFFRGNHPFIDLSGKPIWNLDTIPYIIMMGLAISALIYFYTIFFHFAQKVSRAFKTQMRPVIGTLIAVPFIIFLYYYTKDMDVLSAPANMQILSKMANFSFSISDDVVIIVSTFFITSFTLAFGIPGGLVLPVLIMGSAVGNIFGHFFNDQFITFTLAGMGAALAAAAKTPLAAIVMITEMSHDDVVIPMTAAVITSYLTSFGYSTYLGQKNIFKGSLRSFSVKRHNEKG